A single window of Bordetella genomosp. 11 DNA harbors:
- a CDS encoding DUF3168 domain-containing protein: MSFEGDIRTLLAPLVDGRVYPDVSPDVPAYPLIIYQQVGGSAGWYVEKALPDQENSRVQVYVWDKTRSNASLIARQVEAAICASQFPAQPYGAFVALYEEDLKLYGTRQDFGIWHPR, from the coding sequence ATGAGCTTTGAAGGCGACATCCGTACGCTTTTGGCGCCGCTGGTGGATGGCCGTGTCTATCCCGATGTGTCGCCAGATGTGCCGGCCTATCCGCTCATCATCTACCAGCAGGTAGGCGGCTCTGCCGGCTGGTACGTCGAAAAGGCGCTTCCCGACCAAGAGAATTCCCGGGTGCAGGTCTATGTATGGGACAAAACCCGCAGTAATGCCTCATTAATAGCACGCCAAGTTGAGGCCGCTATCTGCGCGAGCCAATTTCCCGCGCAGCCATACGGAGCCTTTGTGGCCCTGTACGAAGAGGATTTGAAATTGTACGGAACCCGCCAGGACTTCGGTATCTGGCACCCACGCTGA
- a CDS encoding HK97-gp10 family putative phage morphogenesis protein translates to MADGTKATFDTSGWTAALDKLVGPARESLARSMAVAGGQELRDEAKARVPVKSGTLRDAIYLAFQDALSTPQAVHYAVSWNASKAPHGHLPEFGHWQTRAAYEKDGKWYSGALLPNPKWIPAHPFLRPAYEAAKGRARQAMIERGRQRLPELLTGQGGDDEL, encoded by the coding sequence ATGGCTGACGGCACCAAAGCGACGTTCGACACGTCGGGCTGGACTGCGGCCCTGGACAAGCTAGTCGGGCCGGCGCGCGAGAGCTTGGCACGGTCGATGGCGGTCGCCGGCGGCCAGGAGCTGCGCGACGAGGCAAAAGCGCGCGTGCCAGTGAAGTCGGGCACACTGCGAGACGCGATCTATCTGGCCTTCCAGGATGCTTTATCCACGCCACAAGCGGTCCATTACGCCGTCTCTTGGAACGCCTCCAAGGCACCTCACGGCCATCTGCCAGAATTCGGGCATTGGCAAACGCGTGCGGCATACGAAAAGGACGGCAAGTGGTACTCCGGCGCCTTGCTGCCCAACCCCAAATGGATCCCGGCGCATCCGTTTCTGCGTCCTGCCTACGAGGCAGCGAAGGGTCGCGCTCGGCAAGCCATGATCGAGCGCGGCAGGCAGCGTCTGCCCGAGTTGCTGACGGGTCAGGGAGGCGACGATGAGCTTTGA
- a CDS encoding phage head closure protein, producing the protein MRAGELNRQIVVQRRESGTDETGQPLDEWVDSGTIWANIANETGMGAIRSSLEGGVPTNIARYSFKVRFAEARALAVDAGMRVSHDGQFFDIKGLTQDLKDREAAYILCEQGGSDG; encoded by the coding sequence ATGAGGGCCGGGGAGCTAAACCGCCAGATCGTCGTCCAACGACGAGAGTCGGGCACCGACGAGACGGGCCAGCCATTGGATGAATGGGTGGACTCAGGCACGATATGGGCGAACATCGCCAACGAGACCGGGATGGGCGCCATCCGTTCGAGCCTGGAAGGTGGCGTGCCGACAAATATTGCTCGGTATAGCTTCAAGGTGAGGTTTGCGGAAGCCAGGGCGCTTGCCGTCGATGCGGGCATGCGGGTATCGCATGACGGCCAGTTTTTCGACATCAAGGGCCTGACCCAGGATCTGAAGGACCGGGAGGCCGCGTACATCCTTTGCGAACAGGGTGGAAGCGATGGCTGA
- a CDS encoding head-tail connector protein, with amino-acid sequence MALLTPEQCRAQCRVSGDYDDAILADKLVSAEDAVAAHLNRNLYNDQNALDAAVAGLTAAAAQAQDAYDEAVADAASLASDAAREMALQVAEKRLADFRLNAQRTLNGIVANGSILAAVRLTLGHLYANRESVATGVTVAELPLGVADLLRPYRLVMMP; translated from the coding sequence GTGGCTCTGTTGACCCCGGAGCAGTGCCGCGCGCAGTGTCGCGTCAGCGGCGACTACGATGACGCGATCCTAGCCGACAAGCTGGTATCCGCGGAGGATGCGGTCGCTGCACATCTGAATCGGAATCTGTACAACGATCAGAACGCGCTCGATGCTGCTGTGGCCGGTCTGACCGCCGCCGCAGCGCAGGCGCAGGATGCCTATGACGAAGCGGTGGCCGACGCCGCCAGCCTGGCGAGCGACGCCGCGCGGGAGATGGCGCTTCAGGTGGCGGAGAAACGTTTGGCAGACTTCCGTCTCAACGCTCAACGCACCCTCAACGGCATTGTGGCCAACGGCAGCATCCTCGCCGCCGTTCGGTTGACGCTGGGTCACCTGTACGCCAACCGAGAATCGGTCGCGACGGGTGTTACGGTCGCCGAACTGCCGCTCGGTGTCGCAGATCTGCTGCGCCCATACCGGCTGGTGATGATGCCATGA
- a CDS encoding phage major capsid protein has translation MQSKTLMAALAAFFMPAAGFVPRGLMAVRAEGPGDVKLLIEQLNKAFADFKEEHGKQLDEVKKGTHDALQALKVENINADIARLQAAVDEANTKIAAAEMGAGDGRRVKDREYSEAFMAHFKKGDVQAALNKGANDQGGFLAPVEWDRTITDKLVEVSPMRQLAQVQPVTGAGFSKLFNMGGTASGWVGETTARPNTNTGTFASLGFGWGEIYANPAATQQILDDAAIDLEAWLAGEVQTEFSKQEGSAFVAGDGTNKPFGILTYVTGGANEAKHPFGAIATVNSGAAAAITSDGIIDIIYDLPSAFTGNARFAMNRKTQGQVRKLKDGQGNYLWQPSFVAGQPATLAGFPVTEVPDMPDVAANAVAILFGDFKRTYLILDRIGVRVLRDPYTNKPYVSFYTTKRVGGGVQNPEPMRAMVVAADA, from the coding sequence ATGCAAAGCAAGACTCTGATGGCCGCGCTCGCGGCCTTTTTCATGCCCGCCGCTGGCTTCGTGCCGCGCGGCCTCATGGCCGTTCGTGCCGAAGGCCCCGGCGATGTCAAGCTGTTGATCGAACAGCTGAACAAGGCGTTCGCCGATTTCAAGGAAGAACACGGCAAGCAGCTGGACGAGGTTAAGAAGGGCACCCATGACGCGCTGCAGGCGCTGAAGGTAGAGAACATCAATGCCGATATCGCTCGCCTGCAGGCCGCAGTCGACGAGGCGAACACCAAGATCGCCGCGGCGGAAATGGGCGCCGGCGATGGCCGCCGCGTGAAGGACCGCGAGTACTCCGAGGCCTTCATGGCGCACTTCAAGAAGGGCGATGTGCAGGCGGCCCTGAACAAGGGCGCGAACGACCAAGGCGGCTTTCTGGCGCCGGTCGAATGGGACCGCACGATCACGGACAAGCTGGTCGAAGTGTCCCCGATGCGCCAATTGGCCCAGGTTCAGCCCGTCACGGGCGCCGGCTTCAGCAAGCTCTTCAACATGGGCGGCACGGCCTCCGGCTGGGTGGGTGAAACGACGGCGCGGCCCAACACCAACACGGGCACCTTCGCCTCCCTGGGCTTCGGTTGGGGCGAAATCTACGCGAATCCGGCCGCCACCCAGCAAATCCTGGACGATGCCGCCATCGATCTGGAAGCCTGGCTGGCCGGCGAGGTCCAGACCGAGTTCTCCAAGCAGGAAGGGAGCGCCTTCGTCGCGGGCGACGGGACGAACAAGCCGTTCGGCATCCTGACGTACGTCACTGGCGGCGCAAACGAAGCCAAGCATCCGTTCGGAGCGATTGCGACGGTCAACTCCGGCGCGGCCGCGGCGATCACCTCCGACGGCATCATCGACATCATCTACGACCTGCCGTCGGCGTTCACCGGCAATGCGCGCTTTGCCATGAATCGCAAAACCCAGGGACAGGTGCGCAAGCTGAAGGATGGGCAGGGCAACTACCTGTGGCAGCCGTCCTTCGTCGCAGGCCAGCCTGCCACGTTGGCCGGTTTCCCGGTGACCGAAGTGCCTGACATGCCGGACGTCGCCGCGAACGCGGTTGCCATCCTGTTCGGTGACTTCAAGCGCACGTACCTGATCCTCGATCGGATCGGCGTTCGCGTGCTGCGCGATCCGTACACCAACAAGCCCTATGTGTCGTTCTACACGACCAAGCGCGTGGGTGGCGGTGTGCAGAACCCGGAGCCGATGCGGGCGATGGTGGTGGCGGCCGACGCGTAA
- a CDS encoding head maturation protease, ClpP-related, with product MSLLQLPEIRADFRLGAADFDLRPDALERWQPQVRAAAADDDATISIYDSIGEAWDGSGVTVKRISAALRSIGARDVTVNVNSPGGNFFEGVAIYNALRQHKAKVTVKVIGLAASAASVVAMAGDEILMGEGSFLMIHNAWAVAIGNRHDLADAAAMLAPFDDAMASVYASRAGINKADAAALMDKETWIGAEQAVEDGFATGLLDASATAQSAQASSEYRRAMASIEASMARAGHSRSSRRDAFKALFSGKPSAADPGTPGAAGSATPGAGEDVAALLRNTLNTLRG from the coding sequence ATGAGCCTGCTGCAACTGCCCGAAATCAGGGCTGACTTCCGGCTGGGCGCGGCCGATTTCGACCTGCGCCCCGACGCGCTGGAGCGCTGGCAGCCGCAAGTGCGCGCGGCTGCGGCCGACGATGACGCGACGATCTCCATCTACGATTCGATCGGCGAGGCCTGGGACGGCTCCGGCGTCACGGTCAAGCGTATCAGTGCCGCGCTACGCTCCATCGGCGCGCGGGATGTGACTGTGAACGTCAATTCCCCCGGCGGCAACTTCTTCGAGGGCGTGGCGATCTACAACGCCCTGCGTCAGCACAAAGCCAAGGTAACCGTCAAAGTCATAGGGCTGGCGGCCTCGGCGGCCTCGGTCGTCGCGATGGCCGGCGACGAGATCCTGATGGGCGAAGGGTCGTTTCTGATGATCCATAACGCCTGGGCGGTCGCCATCGGCAACCGCCACGACCTGGCGGACGCCGCAGCGATGCTGGCGCCGTTCGACGATGCCATGGCGAGCGTGTATGCAAGCCGCGCTGGCATCAATAAGGCCGACGCCGCCGCTCTGATGGACAAGGAAACCTGGATCGGCGCCGAACAAGCCGTAGAGGACGGTTTCGCTACTGGCCTTCTGGATGCCAGCGCGACGGCGCAGTCCGCCCAGGCCAGTAGCGAATACCGTCGCGCGATGGCGTCGATCGAGGCCTCCATGGCGCGCGCGGGCCATAGCCGCTCGTCGCGGCGCGACGCATTCAAAGCCCTATTTTCCGGCAAGCCGAGCGCTGCCGACCCCGGTACGCCTGGCGCTGCCGGTTCCGCCACGCCGGGCGCTGGCGAAGACGTTGCAGCCCTGCTGCGAAACACTCTCAACACCCTGCGAGGATAG
- a CDS encoding phage portal protein: MGLFDLFRRASAPEAEARPSVLAQQAPGQSFKGLDDPALLEYVRSGDYGRRMHELRNMAALRCVSLISTSIGMLPLNLLHNDDSKALAKEHPGYRLLKLKPNGWQTPFEFKSQMQLHALAEGNAYARVIWSAGRPIAMIPLERGTVVPTLSSAWKMQYQYTRPDGGTITLGSRDVFHLRDLSMDGVEGISRMRLARDAIRLAQDAERAAGRVFRTGNMAGGAVEVPKALSDQAYNRMRSSLDEDYAGAENAERWMLLEEGAKANKFATTSAQAQHIENRNAQIEEVARAFGVPRPLLMMDDTSWGSGIEQLGIFFVQYGLQYWFTAWEQAVMRVLLDESELDDLTAKFNERALLRGTLKDQADFFAKALGAGGQAPWHTQNEIRELQDYPRSSDPEADKLRNPMTQKGPTNEPAATARNQG; this comes from the coding sequence ATGGGACTTTTTGACCTATTCCGGCGAGCAAGCGCGCCGGAGGCCGAGGCTCGCCCGTCGGTTCTGGCCCAGCAGGCGCCAGGCCAATCCTTCAAAGGCCTGGACGATCCGGCATTGCTCGAATACGTCCGAAGCGGCGACTACGGGCGGCGCATGCACGAGCTGCGTAACATGGCGGCGCTTCGGTGTGTCTCCTTGATCTCGACGTCGATTGGCATGTTGCCGCTGAACCTGCTGCATAACGACGACAGCAAGGCACTGGCCAAGGAACACCCGGGCTACCGCCTCCTGAAGCTGAAACCGAACGGCTGGCAGACGCCATTCGAGTTCAAGTCACAAATGCAGCTGCATGCGCTGGCTGAGGGCAACGCCTATGCGCGGGTGATTTGGTCGGCGGGCAGACCCATAGCGATGATCCCGCTGGAGCGTGGAACGGTTGTGCCAACTCTGTCTTCCGCCTGGAAGATGCAGTACCAGTACACCCGGCCAGATGGCGGCACGATCACGCTTGGTTCGCGTGATGTCTTCCACCTCCGGGACCTGTCGATGGATGGCGTGGAAGGCATCTCGCGGATGCGCCTAGCAAGGGACGCTATACGGTTGGCCCAGGATGCGGAGAGGGCCGCCGGTCGCGTGTTTCGTACTGGCAACATGGCGGGCGGCGCCGTAGAAGTCCCCAAGGCTCTGTCCGACCAGGCTTATAACCGCATGCGCAGCTCCCTGGACGAGGACTACGCCGGCGCGGAGAACGCCGAACGTTGGATGCTGCTGGAGGAAGGCGCCAAAGCCAACAAATTCGCCACGACCTCCGCTCAGGCGCAGCACATCGAGAACCGGAATGCCCAGATCGAGGAGGTGGCGCGGGCGTTTGGGGTGCCGCGTCCGCTCTTGATGATGGACGACACCAGCTGGGGATCCGGGATCGAGCAACTCGGCATTTTCTTCGTGCAGTACGGCCTGCAGTATTGGTTCACCGCCTGGGAGCAGGCGGTCATGCGGGTACTGCTCGATGAAAGCGAACTGGATGACCTGACCGCCAAGTTCAACGAGCGGGCGCTTCTGCGCGGGACCCTGAAAGACCAGGCTGATTTCTTTGCCAAGGCGCTTGGCGCGGGCGGACAGGCGCCCTGGCACACCCAAAACGAAATTCGCGAGCTACAGGACTATCCGCGGTCCAGCGACCCGGAGGCCGACAAGCTGCGCAATCCCATGACCCAAAAAGGACCGACCAATGAGCCTGCTGCAACTGCCCGAAATCAGGGCTGA
- a CDS encoding terminase large subunit encodes MMWSTACTDWADRLRAGQSIIPPPIFPEQADIALAIFKQLRVVDLPGKPTFGECSEEWVFDFVRAIFGAYDAETGNQLIREFFLLISKKNTKSTIAAGIMLTAVIICWRHEEEHLILAPTKEVADNSFRPAAGMVRADRELSQIFHVQDLYRTITHRVTRASLKVVAADTDTVSGKKSGRILVDEHWVFGKRANAAAMFMEATGGQVSRNEGWVIYLSTQSDDPPAGVFKEKLDYYRDVRDGKIVDPKSLGVLYEFPEDMVASKAYLDPANFHITNPNLGRSVSREWLEDQLRKNQAKQDGSFQQFLAKHLNVEIGLNLRSDRWAGADHWEAQGDRALTLDALLERSEVVTIGIDGGGLDDLLGLAVIGRERETGRWLHWGQAWAHPSVLQRRMEIAPRLRDFERDGDLVLVRQIGEDVEELGAIAERIVETGLLPEKNAVGADPSGVNFEEALALAGVTESMLVGVSQGWRLGGTIKTVERKLAEGTFDHGGRPLMAWCVSNARIEPRANSILITKQASGTAKIDPLMALLNAAHLMALNPEAVGNSIYETRGIRFI; translated from the coding sequence ATGATGTGGTCCACCGCGTGCACAGACTGGGCGGATCGCCTGCGCGCGGGCCAATCGATCATCCCGCCGCCGATTTTCCCGGAGCAGGCGGACATTGCGCTGGCGATCTTCAAGCAATTGCGCGTGGTCGACCTGCCTGGCAAGCCGACCTTCGGCGAGTGCAGCGAAGAATGGGTGTTCGACTTCGTGCGGGCCATCTTCGGCGCTTACGATGCCGAGACGGGCAACCAACTGATCCGTGAGTTTTTCCTGCTTATCAGCAAGAAAAACACGAAATCGACCATCGCGGCCGGCATCATGTTGACCGCAGTCATCATATGTTGGCGGCATGAAGAGGAACACCTGATCCTGGCGCCTACCAAGGAAGTCGCCGACAACAGTTTCAGGCCGGCAGCGGGCATGGTGCGCGCGGACCGAGAATTGAGCCAGATATTCCACGTCCAGGATCTCTACCGGACAATCACGCATCGGGTGACGCGGGCGTCGTTGAAGGTCGTGGCGGCCGATACGGATACGGTGTCGGGCAAGAAGTCCGGTCGGATCCTGGTCGACGAGCATTGGGTATTCGGCAAGCGCGCGAACGCCGCGGCGATGTTTATGGAGGCCACAGGCGGCCAGGTGTCGCGCAACGAGGGATGGGTGATCTACCTGTCCACGCAGAGCGACGATCCGCCGGCGGGCGTTTTCAAGGAGAAGTTGGACTATTACCGGGACGTTCGGGACGGCAAGATCGTCGATCCGAAGTCCCTAGGCGTGCTGTACGAGTTCCCCGAAGACATGGTGGCGTCCAAGGCGTACCTGGACCCGGCGAACTTCCACATCACCAATCCGAACCTGGGGCGGTCTGTCAGCCGGGAATGGCTAGAAGATCAGTTGCGCAAGAACCAGGCGAAGCAGGACGGGTCCTTCCAGCAGTTCCTGGCGAAACACCTGAACGTCGAGATAGGGCTAAACCTGCGCTCCGACCGGTGGGCTGGCGCGGACCATTGGGAGGCCCAGGGCGACCGCGCGCTAACGCTGGATGCGCTGCTGGAGCGGTCGGAAGTCGTGACGATCGGCATTGACGGCGGCGGCCTGGATGACCTGTTGGGGCTGGCGGTGATTGGGCGCGAGCGGGAAACCGGACGATGGCTGCATTGGGGCCAGGCCTGGGCGCATCCGTCGGTGCTGCAGCGGCGAATGGAAATCGCGCCGCGACTGCGCGACTTTGAGCGTGATGGCGACCTGGTTCTGGTACGCCAGATTGGCGAGGACGTCGAAGAGCTGGGTGCGATCGCCGAGCGTATCGTGGAAACGGGCCTGCTGCCGGAGAAGAACGCGGTGGGCGCCGACCCCAGCGGCGTCAATTTCGAGGAAGCGCTGGCCTTGGCCGGGGTCACGGAATCGATGCTCGTCGGCGTCTCACAGGGCTGGCGCCTGGGCGGCACGATCAAGACGGTGGAGCGCAAGCTCGCCGAGGGCACTTTTGACCATGGCGGCCGGCCACTGATGGCCTGGTGCGTAAGCAACGCCCGAATTGAGCCGCGAGCAAACTCCATCCTGATTACGAAACAAGCCAGCGGGACGGCCAAAATCGACCCGCTGATGGCACTTTTGAATGCGGCGCACCTGATGGCGCTGAATCCGGAAGCGGTCGGCAACTCGATCTACGAGACGCGCGGTATCCGCTTCATCTAA
- a CDS encoding terminase small subunit, which translates to MSLTTQQRQYAEARFAGLGKKDAALAAGCPEKTASQAGSRLERHPNVVAHLARLKANESDNVPGAGRDPLPPGVSRNAPVYDDPMDLLKAEMNNPLVDVKTRIQAASALLPYMHQKQGEGGKKEKLDEGAREATTGRFQPMPPPPQLALVK; encoded by the coding sequence ATGTCTTTAACCACACAGCAGCGCCAGTACGCCGAGGCTCGGTTTGCCGGGCTCGGCAAAAAGGATGCAGCGCTGGCTGCGGGCTGCCCGGAAAAGACCGCTTCGCAAGCCGGCTCACGCCTGGAACGGCATCCGAACGTGGTTGCCCATTTGGCGCGGTTGAAGGCGAATGAGTCGGACAACGTTCCGGGGGCCGGCCGAGATCCGCTGCCGCCTGGGGTGAGCAGGAACGCACCGGTCTATGACGACCCGATGGACCTGTTGAAGGCCGAAATGAACAATCCGCTGGTGGACGTGAAAACGCGCATTCAAGCTGCTAGCGCCCTGCTGCCCTACATGCACCAAAAGCAGGGCGAGGGCGGAAAGAAGGAAAAGTTGGACGAAGGCGCCCGCGAAGCGACGACGGGGCGATTCCAGCCCATGCCGCCGCCGCCCCAGCTAGCGCTGGTCAAATAG
- a CDS encoding HNH endonuclease signature motif containing protein, producing MLRTLKPRLVTVNRNRQLAPTPSERRTAGRQLQARRLRLWSMSPHCACCGQLVSLDGRSAVGFEVDHVVRLDQGGPDTDDNCQVLCAWRDEQGRKQGCHAAKTAGERRPAGPARR from the coding sequence ATGCTACGGACGCTGAAGCCCAGGCTGGTCACGGTGAACCGCAATCGACAGCTTGCCCCCACACCCAGCGAACGGCGCACGGCAGGGCGCCAGTTGCAGGCCCGGCGCCTGCGGCTGTGGTCGATGAGTCCGCACTGCGCCTGCTGCGGTCAGCTGGTGTCGCTGGATGGCAGGTCGGCTGTCGGGTTCGAGGTGGATCACGTGGTGCGCCTGGATCAGGGCGGCCCGGACACGGATGACAACTGCCAGGTGCTGTGTGCCTGGCGGGACGAGCAGGGCAGGAAGCAGGGCTGCCACGCGGCGAAGACGGCCGGCGAGCGGCGGCCAGCCGGGCCGGCCAGGCGGTGA
- a CDS encoding VapE domain-containing protein, with amino-acid sequence MADRIDFAAVADAALSRAEMLVPQWLPGGRREGHEWRCGSLKGDPGSSFSVNLTTGQWADFAGDSDRGGDLVSLYAAIFTGGDQGQAARELRSQLALTPSPRTQQTSVARKPEKGAKTPWVPVLPVPLGSPPPPVAHSVRGRPEAKWEYRDENGALLGVIYRFRTSDGGKEVLPCVWATEPERQISEWRWMHFQEPRPLYGLHRMRLDYPVLVVEGEKCADRAFEHLSQWFDVVSWPGGGKAVDKANWAPLTGRRVIVWPDCDSKREKGDAPEADRPFLPVGKQPGILAADAVIRQVQQRGCRVWRVELPEPGVLPDGWDVYDATEEGIEGEDLYRWMRGRLREIGGDDFAPAPAKTGAPTPEPAAAREWHSRLLRKPRGGWEDCKENVAIALEDHPLLRGLLAYNDFTGRIEKRREPPWASRPGEWTEDDDRELSMWLGVSCELLIRSTGTVAEGVMIVANRNRHHPVRDWLQSLEWDGVDRCTTWLHDCLGVADTEYASLVGTLWLRQAVNRILRPGTKGDYALILEGLQGLRKSTAMKRLGGEWFSDAPLDLNSKDAYMAIDGVWIYEIAELDAFNRAESTRIKAFMTMAEDRYRPPYGKRYISRARQTVFVGTTNNDEYFKDPTGNRRFWPVYCTCVDLDRVVGIREQLFAQAMAEVEEGKPCYPTRSEEVSLIVPEQERREIVDPWMEYIIRWVNEPERAVTKEFSTAEILSGAIRMAADRMDGQRSAATRVGNCMKKLGWGKRRGSAEGYRPWVYVRPAGSTSGSAPPGGSQVEGVEDAPLPI; translated from the coding sequence ATGGCCGATCGCATTGACTTCGCGGCGGTCGCGGACGCGGCTTTATCGCGAGCTGAAATGCTCGTTCCACAATGGCTACCGGGCGGGCGTCGTGAGGGCCATGAATGGCGGTGTGGAAGCCTTAAAGGCGACCCCGGATCATCGTTCTCGGTAAACCTCACCACGGGGCAATGGGCGGATTTCGCGGGTGATAGTGATAGAGGCGGGGATCTGGTTTCGTTGTACGCCGCCATTTTTACCGGAGGGGACCAGGGGCAGGCGGCGCGAGAGTTGCGGTCACAGCTCGCGCTGACACCTTCCCCACGCACGCAACAAACTTCTGTCGCGCGCAAGCCTGAGAAGGGGGCAAAGACACCATGGGTCCCGGTGCTGCCTGTGCCGCTGGGGAGCCCGCCGCCGCCGGTCGCACATTCAGTTCGCGGAAGGCCGGAGGCAAAGTGGGAATACCGCGATGAGAATGGCGCGCTCCTGGGGGTCATCTACCGCTTCCGGACGTCAGATGGCGGCAAAGAGGTGCTGCCTTGCGTGTGGGCTACAGAGCCGGAGCGGCAGATATCCGAATGGCGCTGGATGCATTTCCAGGAACCTCGGCCGCTTTATGGCTTGCACCGCATGCGGCTGGATTACCCGGTGCTGGTGGTCGAGGGAGAGAAATGTGCAGACCGTGCGTTCGAGCATCTGAGCCAGTGGTTCGATGTCGTCTCGTGGCCCGGCGGCGGCAAGGCCGTTGATAAGGCCAACTGGGCGCCCTTGACCGGCAGGCGAGTGATCGTCTGGCCGGATTGTGACTCCAAGCGAGAAAAGGGCGATGCGCCCGAGGCGGACAGGCCGTTCTTGCCAGTTGGAAAGCAGCCGGGGATTCTCGCCGCCGATGCGGTCATTCGCCAGGTCCAGCAAAGAGGGTGTCGCGTCTGGCGTGTGGAGCTGCCGGAGCCGGGCGTGCTGCCCGACGGTTGGGATGTCTACGATGCGACGGAGGAAGGCATTGAAGGGGAGGACCTGTACCGGTGGATGCGTGGCCGCTTACGTGAGATCGGCGGCGATGACTTTGCGCCGGCGCCAGCGAAGACGGGCGCACCTACCCCTGAACCTGCTGCAGCAAGGGAGTGGCATTCCCGGCTTCTCCGTAAACCGCGCGGCGGCTGGGAAGACTGCAAGGAGAACGTGGCGATCGCGCTGGAGGACCATCCGCTGCTCCGCGGCCTCCTGGCGTACAACGACTTCACGGGCCGCATCGAGAAGCGGCGTGAGCCTCCTTGGGCGAGCAGGCCGGGGGAGTGGACCGAGGACGATGACCGCGAACTGAGCATGTGGCTGGGCGTGTCCTGTGAGCTATTGATACGGAGCACGGGTACGGTCGCGGAGGGCGTCATGATTGTTGCCAATCGGAATCGTCACCATCCGGTCAGGGATTGGCTTCAGTCGCTCGAATGGGACGGCGTCGATCGCTGCACGACTTGGCTACACGATTGCTTGGGTGTCGCGGATACAGAGTACGCGAGCCTGGTTGGAACGCTCTGGCTGCGCCAGGCGGTCAACCGCATTTTGCGCCCCGGTACGAAGGGCGACTACGCATTGATCCTTGAAGGGCTGCAGGGCCTGCGAAAGTCCACGGCCATGAAAAGGCTGGGCGGCGAATGGTTCTCCGATGCGCCCCTGGACCTGAACAGCAAGGACGCCTACATGGCCATCGATGGCGTCTGGATCTACGAGATCGCCGAGTTGGACGCATTCAATCGCGCGGAGTCGACGCGCATTAAGGCGTTCATGACGATGGCCGAGGATCGATATCGGCCACCCTACGGGAAGCGCTATATCAGCCGTGCCAGGCAGACCGTCTTCGTCGGCACGACGAACAATGACGAGTATTTCAAGGATCCCACCGGCAATCGTCGCTTCTGGCCGGTGTATTGCACCTGCGTCGACCTGGATAGGGTGGTGGGCATCAGGGAGCAGTTATTCGCCCAGGCCATGGCCGAAGTCGAAGAGGGTAAGCCGTGCTATCCCACGCGCTCGGAGGAAGTGAGCCTGATCGTGCCTGAACAGGAACGACGGGAAATCGTGGACCCCTGGATGGAATACATCATCCGCTGGGTCAACGAGCCTGAGCGGGCGGTTACCAAGGAGTTCAGCACTGCGGAAATACTCAGCGGCGCCATTCGCATGGCTGCGGATCGCATGGATGGCCAGCGAAGCGCCGCCACGCGCGTCGGCAACTGCATGAAGAAGCTGGGCTGGGGTAAGCGCCGCGGTTCGGCTGAAGGATACCGGCCGTGGGTCTATGTGAGACCGGCGGGCTCGACATCGGGATCGGCTCCGCCGGGCGGCAGCCAGGTTGAGGGGGTAGAGGATGCGCCTCTGCCTATTTGA
- a CDS encoding phage regulatory CII family protein encodes MNSDDAAYATVHDYPGGSESLGPRVGISPAVLRNKVNPNNDTHHLTFKEARRVAAVAADHRMLRAWAHEEGFLLVKAPDSQRNESDMSVLEQLVGFMVASGAYGQEIHAALADGKVDHDELRRVVLAGQAVMTYVAETNQRLQGMAE; translated from the coding sequence ATGAACAGCGACGATGCAGCCTACGCTACCGTCCATGACTATCCGGGCGGCAGCGAGTCGCTGGGCCCGCGCGTGGGGATTTCTCCGGCAGTCCTGCGCAACAAGGTTAATCCGAACAACGACACGCACCACCTGACATTCAAGGAAGCGCGCCGCGTCGCGGCCGTGGCGGCTGACCATCGAATGCTGCGTGCCTGGGCGCACGAAGAGGGCTTCCTGCTTGTCAAGGCGCCGGACAGTCAGCGCAACGAATCGGATATGTCGGTGCTGGAACAGCTGGTCGGCTTCATGGTCGCCAGTGGTGCCTATGGTCAGGAGATCCATGCGGCTCTAGCCGATGGCAAGGTCGACCACGATGAGCTGCGGCGCGTTGTGCTTGCGGGCCAGGCGGTCATGACTTACGTCGCCGAGACGAACCAGCGCCTCCAAGGGATGGCCGAATGA